Proteins co-encoded in one Cytophaga hutchinsonii ATCC 33406 genomic window:
- a CDS encoding deoxycytidylate deaminase, whose protein sequence is MYKRPDFDDIYMELAVNLAKRSHCIKRHVGAVLTKDTRIISIGYNGPPEKTHNCDEEWPEEGCPRDSKGSCSLALHAEENAILFAVKNGTEVKGATIYVTLSPCISCARLLFASGVKKVIYLHSYAEYKGLDVDEGNAFLSKFGVEVQKYSGDFSMIHE, encoded by the coding sequence ATGTATAAGAGACCGGATTTTGATGATATATATATGGAACTGGCCGTTAATCTGGCCAAGCGTTCGCATTGTATTAAAAGGCATGTAGGCGCTGTTTTAACAAAGGATACACGCATCATATCCATCGGGTATAACGGTCCGCCGGAAAAGACGCACAACTGCGATGAAGAGTGGCCGGAAGAAGGTTGTCCGCGTGATTCGAAAGGAAGCTGTTCCTTAGCTTTACATGCAGAAGAAAATGCGATTTTATTTGCTGTTAAAAATGGCACAGAAGTAAAGGGAGCAACAATTTATGTAACGTTGTCTCCCTGTATTTCATGTGCACGTTTGTTGTTTGCGTCCGGTGTTAAAAAAGTTATTTACCTGCACTCCTATGCCGAATACAAAGGGCTTGACGTAGATGAAGGCAATGCTTTTTTGTCAAAATTCGGTGTTGAAGTTCAAAAATACTCCGGTGATTTTTCTATGATACATGAATGA
- a CDS encoding DUF3341 domain-containing protein, translated as MEKGKNFVFGVYDDEAVLMNAVDQIRAKGVKIHEVYTPYPVHGLDNALGYSYSNLPIAGFLFGIVGTITALSMMIGMLGFDWPMDIGGKPHIPLPAFIPITFELTVLFCALGMTGTFFVASNLNPWSTPQMFDPRTTDDKFVIAFDTASNKHDSAALKSILSETGASEVTTKSLEN; from the coding sequence ATGGAAAAAGGAAAGAATTTTGTATTTGGTGTGTATGATGATGAAGCAGTATTGATGAACGCTGTAGATCAGATTCGCGCAAAAGGGGTAAAGATACATGAAGTATATACTCCATATCCGGTTCACGGGCTTGACAACGCATTAGGATATAGTTATTCAAACTTACCTATCGCAGGCTTCCTGTTCGGTATTGTCGGAACAATCACAGCCTTATCAATGATGATTGGTATGCTGGGATTTGACTGGCCGATGGATATTGGTGGTAAACCACACATTCCGCTACCTGCTTTTATTCCGATCACGTTTGAATTAACGGTATTGTTTTGTGCATTAGGTATGACCGGAACATTCTTCGTTGCAAGTAATCTGAATCCATGGTCTACACCACAGATGTTTGATCCAAGAACAACAGATGATAAATTTGTTATTGCTTTTGATACTGCATCAAACAAACACGACTCAGCAGCTCTGAAATCGATCCTTTCAGAAACCGGAGCTTCTGAAGTAACTACAAAATCATTGGAAAACTAA
- a CDS encoding TAT-variant-translocated molybdopterin oxidoreductase, which translates to MKDNNKVFWKGVEELGNSPEFVKNAQNEFPEFLPLKNSSEESNGTDRRDFLKLLGFSVAAVSLAACEAPVKKAIPYLNKPEEIEPGIANYYASTFVDGGEYCSVLVKTREGRPIKIEGNKLSSVTKGGTNGRVQASVLSLYDTARIQGPLIKGAAATWADLDKQVGVQLGAIAATGGNIRIVSPTILSPTTKKAIAAFKAKYPSTEHVQYDANSSYGILKANQTSFGQAVIPSYDFSKAEVIVGFGADFLGTWISPIEFVSQYADTRRLSKTKKTMSQHFQFETALSLTGSNADYRQPIKPSQEGLFIAELYNKIVSSKVSTTPVKNDVLDKAAAALLKASNRGKSLVVSGSNDVNVQILVNEINLALGNYGTTISLATPSFQKQGNDEAMNTFINDAVAGKVNAVIFYGSNPVFDHARGAELAKALSSVSLTVSFADRVDETAALTKFVAPDHHYLEAWGDAEPRAGFYSLGQPSISPIFKTRAAQESLLLWSGNSGDYYEFLKSNWISSILGGASWDQALQDGVFEPKNKSGVEVTASSFDRSAVEAGIIKNYPANTSGIELKLYEKIGLGTGSQANNPWLQELPDPISKATWDNYVAVSASYAKANALEQGDRVAVKSANYSVELPVLIQPGQAGNTVSIAIGYGRTHVGKCGDGVGKNVYPFARFVDGSVLDFVTGVSVTKLGGDKYPIAQTQTHHTLMARPIIQDALLSEYINDPSAGRFKPTVSTPDGKKAPALVDIWKDQHHQPNHLWSMSIDLNTCLGCGACVIACQAENNVPVVGKKEVLNAREMHWIRIDRYYSSDAEPTKTGEYFTSDAEGIGYGTLEIPSENPQVTFQPMMCQHCNHAPCETVCPVAATTHSSEGLNQMTYNRCIGTRYCANNCPYKVRRFNWFKYFDNEEKFDKNVAMNTSLGRMVLNPDVTVRSRGVMEKCSFCVQKIQEGKLKAKKEKRHIVDGEVTTACAAACATGAILFGDLRDVEGKVYQERNVHNPERTYTVLEELNVQPNITYLTKIRNISKA; encoded by the coding sequence ATGAAAGATAATAACAAAGTATTTTGGAAAGGTGTTGAAGAGTTGGGTAACAGCCCTGAATTCGTAAAGAATGCTCAAAATGAATTTCCAGAATTCCTTCCTCTAAAGAATTCTTCTGAAGAATCAAACGGAACGGATAGAAGAGACTTCTTAAAGCTTTTGGGCTTTAGTGTTGCAGCCGTTTCTCTAGCTGCTTGTGAAGCTCCGGTTAAAAAAGCTATTCCATATTTAAATAAGCCTGAAGAAATAGAGCCAGGTATTGCAAACTATTATGCTTCTACTTTTGTAGATGGCGGTGAATATTGCAGTGTATTGGTAAAAACGCGTGAAGGTCGTCCGATTAAAATTGAAGGGAACAAGCTTTCAAGCGTTACAAAAGGCGGTACAAACGGTCGCGTTCAGGCATCCGTATTAAGTCTGTATGATACAGCTCGTATTCAGGGGCCTTTAATTAAAGGTGCTGCTGCTACGTGGGCTGATCTGGATAAGCAGGTAGGTGTTCAGTTGGGTGCTATTGCAGCAACCGGCGGAAATATCCGTATTGTTTCTCCGACTATTTTAAGCCCGACAACTAAAAAAGCAATTGCAGCATTCAAAGCAAAATATCCATCAACAGAGCATGTGCAATACGATGCAAACTCTTCTTATGGTATTTTAAAAGCAAACCAAACATCATTTGGTCAGGCTGTAATTCCTTCTTATGATTTCAGCAAAGCAGAAGTAATAGTAGGCTTTGGCGCTGATTTCTTAGGTACATGGATTTCTCCGATAGAGTTTGTTTCTCAGTATGCTGATACACGTAGACTTAGTAAAACTAAGAAAACGATGAGTCAGCATTTTCAGTTTGAAACGGCTCTTTCGTTAACAGGCAGTAATGCTGATTACAGACAACCGATCAAACCTTCACAGGAAGGGTTGTTTATCGCTGAACTATATAATAAAATTGTTTCATCTAAAGTTTCTACAACTCCTGTGAAAAATGATGTATTAGATAAAGCTGCTGCAGCTTTATTAAAAGCATCGAACAGAGGTAAATCATTAGTTGTTTCAGGTTCAAACGATGTTAATGTTCAGATTTTAGTAAATGAAATCAACTTAGCATTAGGTAACTACGGTACAACAATTTCATTAGCTACACCTTCGTTCCAGAAACAAGGAAATGATGAAGCAATGAATACGTTTATAAACGATGCGGTTGCAGGCAAAGTAAATGCTGTGATTTTCTATGGTTCAAACCCTGTGTTTGATCATGCAAGAGGAGCAGAGCTGGCTAAAGCATTATCATCGGTATCGTTAACAGTATCTTTTGCTGATAGAGTTGACGAAACAGCAGCATTAACAAAATTCGTTGCACCGGATCATCATTATTTAGAAGCATGGGGTGATGCAGAACCAAGAGCTGGTTTCTATTCACTAGGACAGCCGAGTATTTCTCCAATATTTAAAACGAGAGCTGCTCAGGAGTCACTTCTTTTATGGTCTGGTAATTCCGGTGATTATTATGAATTCCTTAAATCTAACTGGATCTCATCGATCTTAGGTGGTGCTTCATGGGATCAGGCATTGCAGGACGGTGTATTCGAACCTAAAAATAAATCAGGTGTAGAAGTAACTGCTTCCAGTTTCGACCGTTCAGCTGTTGAAGCAGGTATCATTAAAAACTACCCTGCCAATACATCTGGTATTGAATTAAAATTATACGAAAAAATAGGCTTGGGTACAGGTTCTCAAGCGAATAACCCTTGGTTACAGGAATTACCTGATCCGATCTCTAAAGCTACATGGGATAACTACGTAGCGGTATCTGCGAGTTATGCTAAAGCAAATGCGTTAGAGCAAGGAGATAGAGTTGCGGTTAAGTCTGCTAACTATTCTGTAGAACTTCCTGTTTTGATTCAACCTGGTCAGGCTGGTAATACGGTATCGATAGCAATCGGATACGGAAGAACACATGTTGGGAAATGCGGGGATGGAGTAGGTAAAAATGTTTATCCATTCGCACGTTTCGTAGACGGCTCTGTATTGGATTTCGTTACAGGCGTTTCTGTTACTAAACTAGGTGGCGATAAATATCCAATTGCTCAAACTCAAACACACCATACATTAATGGCTCGTCCGATTATTCAGGATGCGTTATTATCTGAATACATTAACGACCCTTCTGCAGGCAGATTCAAACCAACGGTTTCAACACCGGATGGTAAAAAAGCTCCTGCATTAGTTGATATCTGGAAAGATCAGCACCATCAGCCAAATCACTTATGGAGCATGTCTATCGACTTAAACACCTGTTTAGGTTGTGGTGCCTGTGTGATTGCTTGTCAGGCTGAGAACAACGTTCCGGTAGTTGGTAAAAAAGAAGTTTTAAATGCACGTGAAATGCACTGGATCCGTATCGACAGATACTACAGTTCGGATGCAGAACCCACTAAAACAGGGGAGTACTTTACTTCTGATGCAGAAGGTATCGGTTACGGAACATTAGAAATTCCTTCTGAAAATCCTCAGGTTACTTTCCAGCCAATGATGTGTCAGCACTGTAACCACGCACCGTGCGAAACGGTTTGTCCGGTTGCTGCAACAACACATAGCTCTGAAGGTTTAAACCAAATGACTTATAACCGTTGTATCGGTACACGTTACTGTGCAAACAACTGTCCATATAAAGTTCGTCGTTTCAACTGGTTCAAATACTTCGACAACGAAGAGAAATTTGACAAAAACGTTGCGATGAATACTTCATTGGGCCGTATGGTATTGAACCCGGATGTTACAGTACGTTCTCGTGGTGTAATGGAAAAATGTTCATTCTGTGTTCAGAAAATACAGGAAGGCAAGCTTAAGGCTAAGAAAGAAAAACGTCACATCGTGGATGGTGAAGTTACTACAGCTTGTGCAGCTGCTTGTGCAACAGGAGCAATCTTATTCGGTGATTTAAGAGACGTTGAAGGTAAAGTTTACCAGGAACGTAATGTGCACAATCCAGAGCGTACATACACAGTTCTTGAAGAATTGAATGTTCAGCCGAATATTACGTATTTGACAAAAATCAGAAATATTTCTAAAGCCTAA
- a CDS encoding c-type cytochrome produces MKTFNIAAAIVFAATVSSCNHNFDQIPVHESPRNEYAPNMYVSEAYEPVTLVEDKEHFPEAYNVMPYNNGSNLRMPVPGTIKRGAVPYHITKDSLAQANATLVSPIAPTEEVLSEGQVLFNRFCSHCHGEGGEGDGPVNDKLQGVANLKSGTLKAVNAGHIFHVITYGKGRMLQHASQLEPLERWKISLYVKEVLQKK; encoded by the coding sequence ATGAAAACCTTCAATATAGCAGCCGCAATCGTATTTGCCGCAACCGTTTCATCGTGTAACCACAACTTTGATCAGATACCTGTTCACGAAAGCCCTAGAAATGAATATGCACCAAACATGTATGTTTCTGAAGCGTATGAACCAGTTACTTTGGTTGAAGATAAAGAACATTTCCCGGAAGCATATAATGTAATGCCATATAACAATGGTTCTAACTTACGTATGCCGGTACCAGGTACTATTAAACGGGGAGCTGTTCCATATCACATTACTAAAGATTCATTAGCACAGGCTAATGCAACATTAGTTTCACCTATTGCGCCAACAGAAGAAGTATTGTCTGAAGGACAGGTTTTATTTAACAGATTCTGTTCTCACTGCCATGGTGAAGGTGGAGAAGGCGATGGTCCTGTAAATGATAAATTACAAGGTGTTGCCAACTTAAAATCCGGAACACTTAAAGCAGTTAATGCCGGACACATATTCCATGTTATTACATATGGAAAAGGGAGAATGCTTCAGCATGCTTCTCAATTGGAACCTTTAGAGAGATGGAAAATTTCACTTTATGTGAAAGAAGTTCTACAAAAAAAATAA
- a CDS encoding c-type cytochrome, translating into MSRLTILMSRISRSILTLVAFSFVTLTSSFAEVKDSSASATAETPALDGKGEQLFKENCKSCHKIHEESVGPALSGVTKRRSADWLHQWIKNNAVFRASGDKDAIAIYEKYKKAEMTAFPTFTNEDIDAIIAYVESVPKEDPAKLKGTEDPTKPKGETEGGQYDTIILTLIVVVLVLVLVAMLVFLSVIKRYLKEKEAGLDAEDRELVDQKFDIKALVKSKAFIAIVVLLFVGATVRSCWIGAQEVGVEQNYAPVQPIAFSHKLHAGDNKINCNYCHTGAYKGKQSNIPSLNICMNCHTYIKKGPLHGETEIAKLVDAYEKGTPIKWVRVHNLPDLAYFNHSQHTQVAGIECQKCHGPIEEMEVVKQYSNLTMGWCINCHRETAVNSEDNAYYDRLLKVHEESKKKGNMTAEEIGGLDCSKCHY; encoded by the coding sequence ATGTCCAGATTAACTATTCTGATGAGTAGAATTTCGAGATCAATCCTTACGTTAGTAGCATTCTCTTTTGTAACTCTAACTTCTTCATTTGCAGAGGTTAAAGATTCATCAGCCTCTGCTACAGCGGAAACTCCGGCACTTGATGGCAAAGGAGAGCAATTATTCAAGGAAAATTGTAAATCATGTCACAAAATCCATGAAGAATCAGTAGGACCTGCTTTGTCAGGTGTTACGAAACGCAGATCAGCTGACTGGTTACATCAGTGGATTAAAAACAATGCCGTGTTTAGAGCTTCAGGCGATAAAGACGCTATTGCTATTTATGAGAAGTATAAAAAAGCAGAAATGACTGCTTTCCCTACTTTCACAAATGAAGACATTGATGCGATTATAGCATATGTTGAATCCGTTCCTAAAGAGGATCCTGCTAAATTAAAAGGTACTGAAGATCCTACCAAGCCTAAAGGCGAAACAGAAGGCGGACAATACGATACAATCATTCTTACCTTGATCGTAGTTGTATTGGTTCTTGTGCTTGTGGCAATGCTTGTTTTCTTATCTGTAATTAAACGTTACTTAAAAGAAAAAGAAGCAGGCCTGGATGCAGAAGACAGAGAGTTAGTAGATCAGAAATTTGATATTAAAGCGCTTGTTAAGAGCAAAGCATTTATAGCAATTGTTGTTTTATTATTTGTTGGTGCAACGGTTCGTTCTTGCTGGATCGGTGCTCAGGAAGTAGGCGTAGAACAAAACTATGCACCGGTGCAGCCGATTGCATTCTCTCACAAATTGCATGCAGGTGACAACAAGATCAACTGTAACTATTGCCACACCGGGGCGTACAAAGGCAAGCAATCAAATATTCCTTCATTAAATATCTGTATGAACTGTCATACCTATATCAAGAAAGGTCCTCTTCATGGTGAAACTGAAATTGCTAAATTGGTAGATGCGTACGAAAAAGGTACTCCGATTAAATGGGTACGTGTACACAACTTACCTGATCTGGCTTACTTCAATCACTCTCAGCACACACAGGTTGCAGGCATTGAATGTCAGAAATGTCACGGTCCGATTGAAGAAATGGAAGTTGTTAAACAATATTCTAACTTAACAATGGGCTGGTGTATTAACTGTCACAGAGAAACAGCTGTAAACAGTGAAGATAATGCATACTATGATCGCTTGTTGAAAGTTCACGAGGAGTCTAAGAAAAAAGGCAATATGACTGCTGAGGAAATCGGTGGATTGGATTGCTCTAAATGTCACTATTAA
- the nrfD gene encoding NrfD/PsrC family molybdoenzyme membrane anchor subunit, producing MQVTSSVRPPLVTNGKTKQDVTNDICRQVEGAPSTAWKISFAMALITLFYGGYCLWTTWYEGIGMWGLNKTIGWSWDITNFVWWVGIGHAGTLISAVLLLFRQKWRTSINRAAEAMTIFAVICAATFIIAHMGRPWVGHWVLPFPNNNGSLWQNFNSALMWDVFAISTYFTVSLVFWYVGLIPDFATIRERATGIRRVIYGALSMNWDGSAKTWSRYEAVSLVLAGVSTPLVLSVHTIVSMDFATSLIPGWHTTIFPPYFVAGAIFSGFAMVLTLMLVTRVLFGLEDYITINHIESMNKIIVLTGSVVGIAYITEFFIAWYSGVPYEKYAFINRAFGPYWWAYATMMTCNVISPQMFWFKKVRTSIAWTFGLSIVVNIGMWFERFVIICTSLHRDFIPSSWSYFSPTLYDVGDYLFTFGLFFTCFLLFAKYFPVINMAEVKTIIDSSSEKK from the coding sequence ATGCAAGTTACTTCTTCGGTAAGGCCGCCGTTGGTTACAAACGGAAAAACAAAACAAGACGTTACCAACGATATTTGTAGACAAGTAGAAGGTGCGCCTTCAACTGCATGGAAAATATCATTTGCTATGGCATTGATCACATTGTTCTATGGTGGTTACTGCTTATGGACAACATGGTATGAAGGTATTGGTATGTGGGGATTGAACAAGACAATTGGTTGGTCCTGGGATATCACGAACTTCGTATGGTGGGTAGGTATCGGTCACGCCGGTACATTGATCTCTGCCGTATTGTTACTATTCCGCCAAAAATGGAGAACATCTATTAACCGTGCAGCAGAGGCGATGACAATCTTTGCCGTTATCTGTGCTGCTACGTTCATTATTGCGCACATGGGGCGTCCGTGGGTTGGTCACTGGGTATTACCTTTCCCGAACAACAATGGTTCTTTGTGGCAAAACTTTAACTCTGCCTTAATGTGGGACGTATTTGCGATTTCAACATACTTCACTGTATCATTAGTATTCTGGTATGTAGGTTTGATTCCTGATTTTGCAACCATCCGTGAAAGAGCTACAGGTATCCGTCGTGTTATTTACGGTGCGTTAAGTATGAACTGGGACGGTTCAGCAAAAACATGGTCACGTTATGAAGCTGTATCCTTAGTGTTGGCAGGTGTTTCAACACCACTTGTACTCTCAGTACACACAATTGTATCCATGGACTTTGCAACGTCATTGATTCCGGGGTGGCATACAACAATCTTCCCTCCGTATTTCGTTGCTGGTGCGATCTTCTCAGGTTTTGCGATGGTATTAACACTAATGCTGGTAACACGTGTGCTGTTCGGCTTAGAAGATTACATAACAATCAACCACATTGAATCGATGAACAAGATCATCGTATTAACAGGTTCAGTTGTAGGTATTGCTTATATTACAGAGTTCTTCATTGCGTGGTACTCAGGTGTACCATATGAAAAATACGCCTTCATTAACCGTGCATTCGGTCCGTATTGGTGGGCATATGCAACCATGATGACATGTAATGTGATTTCCCCGCAAATGTTCTGGTTCAAGAAAGTACGTACAAGTATCGCCTGGACATTCGGTTTATCTATTGTAGTAAACATCGGTATGTGGTTTGAACGTTTTGTAATTATCTGTACTTCATTACACAGAGACTTTATTCCTTCATCCTGGTCTTACTTCTCGCCAACGTTATATGATGTAGGGGATTACTTATTTACCTTCGGATTATTCTTCACATGTTTCTTATTATTTGCGAAGTATTTCCCGGTAATTAACATGGCTGAAGTTAAAACAATCATTGATTCATCTTCTGAAAAGAAATAA
- a CDS encoding cytochrome c oxidase subunit II, with amino-acid sequence MIFRIGVLTNVINGRYQKTVGVGNTVNAFLFIVVFVTGVLAFYLSFMSARDKFLPEAASAHGVRTDMLFWVIMAVLTLAFLVTNALLYFFPYMYRFKEGNRGYFYPDNHTVERIWTIIPAIIMAGFVVYGYKEWHAITSPAPAGSEVIEIMGKQFAWQVRYPGADGQLGKYHFRKIDAVNEFGIDFNDTASYDDFIPMELHLPKGKNVSLHIRSRDVIHSVFLPHFRVKMDAVPGMPTKFWFTPTISTKEMREKTGNAEFNYELACTEVCGRGHYAMRFLVIVDEPADYEKWKASQKSWASLNAAYVATKAPNVLKEKYLKEFLPSETIAKTSVSDTLMTPEVVADSAHVDLKFSHE; translated from the coding sequence TTGATATTTAGAATTGGTGTATTAACGAATGTGATAAACGGCCGGTACCAGAAAACAGTTGGTGTTGGTAACACGGTTAACGCCTTCCTGTTTATCGTAGTATTTGTAACGGGTGTACTAGCATTCTATTTATCTTTCATGTCTGCGAGAGATAAGTTTTTACCTGAAGCTGCTTCTGCTCACGGTGTAAGAACTGATATGTTGTTCTGGGTGATTATGGCCGTTTTAACACTTGCGTTCTTAGTAACAAACGCATTGCTGTATTTCTTTCCATACATGTACCGTTTTAAAGAAGGTAACAGAGGTTATTTCTACCCTGATAACCATACAGTAGAGCGTATCTGGACAATCATTCCTGCAATTATCATGGCTGGTTTTGTTGTGTATGGTTACAAAGAATGGCATGCAATTACGTCTCCTGCTCCTGCAGGTTCAGAAGTAATTGAGATCATGGGTAAACAATTTGCATGGCAGGTGAGATACCCGGGTGCTGATGGACAGTTAGGTAAATATCATTTCAGAAAAATTGATGCTGTGAACGAGTTCGGTATTGATTTTAATGATACTGCAAGTTACGATGACTTTATTCCAATGGAATTGCATTTACCAAAAGGTAAAAACGTTTCATTACATATTCGCTCAAGAGATGTAATCCACTCGGTATTCTTACCGCACTTCCGTGTGAAAATGGATGCTGTTCCGGGAATGCCAACGAAGTTCTGGTTTACACCAACAATTTCTACAAAAGAAATGCGTGAGAAAACAGGAAATGCTGAATTTAATTATGAATTAGCTTGTACTGAAGTGTGTGGCCGTGGTCACTATGCCATGCGTTTCCTGGTAATTGTTGATGAACCTGCTGACTATGAAAAATGGAAAGCTTCTCAAAAATCATGGGCTTCTTTAAATGCTGCTTATGTAGCAACTAAAGCTCCCAACGTTTTAAAAGAAAAGTATTTAAAAGAGTTCTTACCTTCAGAAACAATTGCTAAGACTTCTGTTTCGGATACATTAATGACTCCTGAAGTTGTTGCAGATAGTGCGCATGTAGATCTGAAATTTTCTCACGAGTAA
- the murB gene encoding UDP-N-acetylmuramate dehydrogenase produces the protein MIPQIIQNKDLKKYNSFAISAQAKLFTVFKSEKELLSILEELEELNEPMLLLGGGSNMLFTKDFEGIVLKNEIKGIQILSENADTVLIKCGAGEVWHEFVLYCVGKGWAGLENLSLIPGTVGASPIQNIGAYGVEVKDTIESVECIDIETKTKKRFSNSECIFGYRESIFKKIYKGKYVITQVAFRLKKQPKVNTSYGAIQQVLDEKGITSPTIRDVSNAVIEIRKSKLPNPAQLGNAGSFFKNPEIPSKDFDALKTKFPDIVFFPGTKPDTIKVPAGWLIEKAGWKGKSIGNVGVHRLQALVLVNYGGASGQEIVDLSLEVRKSVKELFGIELEPEVNMI, from the coding sequence ATGATTCCTCAAATTATACAGAATAAAGACTTAAAAAAATACAATTCTTTTGCCATTTCGGCACAAGCAAAACTCTTCACTGTTTTTAAATCGGAAAAAGAACTGCTTTCGATATTAGAAGAACTTGAAGAGCTGAATGAGCCCATGCTGTTACTAGGCGGAGGCAGCAACATGCTTTTTACAAAAGATTTTGAAGGGATTGTTCTTAAAAATGAGATTAAAGGTATTCAAATACTTTCTGAAAATGCAGACACTGTTTTGATCAAATGCGGCGCAGGTGAAGTGTGGCACGAATTCGTGTTATACTGCGTAGGTAAAGGCTGGGCCGGTCTGGAAAATCTATCGTTGATACCGGGCACGGTAGGCGCCTCTCCGATCCAGAATATAGGAGCTTATGGCGTGGAAGTGAAAGATACGATTGAATCTGTTGAATGCATTGATATTGAAACAAAAACTAAAAAACGGTTTTCAAACAGTGAATGTATATTTGGATACAGAGAAAGTATTTTTAAAAAAATATATAAAGGAAAATATGTCATTACACAAGTGGCTTTCCGCTTGAAAAAACAGCCAAAAGTAAACACCTCTTACGGTGCTATTCAACAGGTGCTGGATGAAAAAGGGATCACCTCTCCTACCATTCGGGATGTGAGTAACGCTGTTATAGAAATACGTAAAAGTAAACTCCCAAACCCGGCACAATTAGGCAATGCAGGTAGTTTCTTTAAGAATCCGGAAATACCATCAAAAGATTTTGATGCGTTAAAAACTAAATTCCCTGATATTGTATTCTTCCCTGGTACAAAACCTGATACCATAAAAGTACCTGCCGGCTGGCTGATTGAAAAAGCAGGGTGGAAAGGTAAAAGCATTGGCAATGTTGGTGTACACCGGTTGCAGGCATTGGTATTAGTGAATTACGGCGGGGCAAGCGGTCAGGAGATTGTTGATCTTTCTTTAGAAGTGCGTAAATCGGTAAAAGAGTTATTTGGCATTGAATTAGAGCCTGAAGTAAATATGATCTGA